The Dehalobacter sp. DCM sequence TCAGCGTCTACTGATACGGAATTCCCGGCGCCCTTCTGCATACCGCAGACAACACCGTTTTGGATGAGATTATAACTCTCTATAATCCGCTCCTGATTAGCAAAGATTTTCTCTGCCAAGTCCTTTTCACCTCGGTTTAACAGAGGAAGGAGCGTCAAAAAATTCTCGGAAACAAGAATATACAATTCCCCCATCCGGTCGATATCATCATCGTGTATGGTCATTTTTTCGGAATGGATCCGCCCTCCTAATCTGGCCATAACCACCAAGCTGTCGGCCAGATATTCCAATTCTTTTATAATAAGTTGGTAACTATGACTGGCTACAATTTGCTCCCGCGTCAGATCACGCCGATATAGATCCTTAATAAATTTGGACAGCTCTTCATAATGCCAGTCTACTTCCCGTTCTGTACGCTCCAGCTCAGCGATGACTTTCGTATCTCCGGTAAAAATCAATCGGGGCAAAAGCTGAAACATATTTTCCAAAATCCGGTTGCCTAGCCACCGGATTTCCTGCCTGACCTGATTAAGTGCAACTTCCGGTAATTCCAAAGCAGACCGTGACAGATAAATGAGCTGCTGTCTTTCTTCCCGTTTCCGCTGGGGTACCCACTTAAGCAACGCTCGCGTTAAATATTTGTTTAACGGCAAAAATAAAACGACCATAAAAATGGCTGAGAAAAGATGGGTATTAGCGACTTGCCTTGGGAAATCGGCTGTTGTCCACTGAACAAAGAGAGCGACGTATTTGAAAAAGGGCAGCAGGATAATGGCAGCAGCGATACGGTAGATGCTATTGGCAACGGCAACCCGAACCGCATCGGTTCTCTCGGAACTCAACGAGGAAAAGAGCGTTGTCATCGTTCCCCCGATGTGTGCGCCCATAACCAGCGGAATGATAGCTTCAATTGTCAAAAGCCCATTCGTTGACAGAGAAATCAGGATAGCAAGAAACGCAGCGCTGCTTTGCAGCAGTGTCGTTATTAAAATACTGACGATAATACCCAACAGCGGAATAACTCCCAGCTGAGTAAGAAAGTCGCCGACCAGCGGCGACGTCTTAAGTCCAGCGAAAGCGCCGGATAAAAAAGACATGCCAACAAAAATACAGCCAAAACCGATAAACGCCTGGCCAATGCTTTTCGTGAGCGGTGTCCGCACGATGAGCAATAAAATAAAGCCGATAAACAAGAGAAACAGAGAGAAGTTTAAAATTGGAAATGAAATCAACTGGATAACGATCGATGTCCCAACGGCGGATCCTAAAACGACGCCAAGTGCTTGCGTCAATGACATGAAACCGGAATTGACGAACTCGACAATCATAACGGTAGTGGCTGTACTGCTCTGTAAAGCAACCGTCATAACAATTCCAAATAAGGAGGCCGCCCACGGTTTTTTTGTCAGTGAAGCTAATATGCTTTTTAATCGATTTGCCGCAATTTTCTGGAGTCCATCGGACGTGACATTAACACCATACAAGAAAAGGCCCAGTCCTCCCAGAAAATGCATTGCCATAGTAATATACGACATGAACCCTCCGCTACGTTGACTAAACATAAGCAGATATAAAAGAACGCTATACTTAGTTTTACACCTATTATATACCTATAATGTTTTTTTATCGGTAATTATCTTCTCGGCGATTTCCTCAATTTTACGCAAGCGGTGATTGACCCCCGACTTCCCGACCTTTGGGCTTAAGCTCTCGCCCAGCTCTTTAAGTGTATAGTCCGGATATTCAAGACGCATCCGAGCAATATCCTGTAGGTTTTCCGGCAGCGCTTTCAGTCCGATCGTCCTGTCAATCAGCCGGATCTTCTCCAACTGTCGGACTGCGGCATCCACGGTTTTATTCAGGTTGGCCGTTTCACAATTGACGATGCGGTTGACTTGATTACGCATACCTTTGATGATGCGAATATTTTCAAACTCAAATAAGGCCTGATGCGCACCGATCAAAGCCAAAAACTCCACAATATGCTCGCTTTCTTTTAAATAAACAACGTGAAAGTTCTTCCGGGTACTGACCTTTGCTTTAAGATTAAACTTATTAAGCAAGTCGCTCAAATCAGCGGCCAAAACAGAATCATTGGTGATGATCTCAAGATGGTAATTGCCTTCCGGGTTGCTGATTGAACCTCCTGCCAGAAAAGCTCCTCTTAAATAGGCTTTTTGGTCACATTTTCTTTTAATCAAATTTTTATCAATCCCGGCTTGTATCTCCCCGTTTTCATTAAACAGACCGAGCCGCTGCAAATCACTGATTTCTCTCGGGTAGATTTTGACCAGATAAGAATTGTTCTTTTTCAGCCGTAATTTACGCCTAACAACAATATCTGCAGGAAGTTTCAGCAACCCCTTCGTCAAGTTGTATATTTTTCTGGCTACCGGTGCACTTTCTGTAATTACATTCAGTGAATGCTTTTGATTCGTGCTGATTTGCAATGTCCCATCCATGCGGATGAGCGAAGCTAATTCTGCCAGTTCACAGCAGGGTTTTTGTCCCCCCAGCCGGGCAAGTTCCTCTTTCGTTGCGGCACTAAACGACATACGATCAACTCCGATTTCCTTACAGCTTGACGTTACATGTTAATGTTCTTTAATTTTCGGTTTAAGAGATAAGAATCGACCATCGCGACACGTTCGTTGACAGGTTTTAAGAAGAAAAGGATACGCAGCAGTTCCTTAGCTAACTTCTCTGGGTCATGCCGAACAACATCCCCACCGGTATAAAAGTCGTTCTCAAAATACCGGACTCCCAGCTTGGCAACGGCGGACGCGTCATTGCGTACTTGTTCTGCACCTTCAGCCAAATAACGGGACAATACTGGCTGTGAAATACTTTCCTTAGCAGCGAGTACAGCATCTATCAGACCTGTTCCGCCATGTTCGATGATCGCTCTCAAATGATCAGCTACGGAGTAATGATCCGTTTCCCCAGGTTCGGTCATGATATTGCATATATATAAGCAAGGTGCCTTGGCTGCGACAATCTTGTCGCGCAGCCCTTTAATCAAAAGATTCGGGATGACGCTGGTATATAAGCTACCCGGTCCTAAGATGATCAGGTCGGCATCGCCAATAGCGTTTAATGCTCCGGGCAGCGGCTCACAGTCCGGTGGTGATATGTTTAAATACTTGATCTTGCCCGGTGTCGTTCGAATCGCTGTCTCCCCGTTGATTGACCGTCCATCCTCAAAATAAGCGTTTAATGTTACCGGAGACAATGTTGATGGATATACCTCTCCTTTTAAGGCAAAAACCTTGCCAACTTGTTCGATCCCCTTTTGAAAATCGCCATACCGTCCGGCCAAACCGGCTAAAAAAAGGTTCCCTAAACTATGCCCTTCCAACGTTCCGCTGTTAAAACGATACGAGAAAAGGTCTTCCATAACATCTTCTTTTTCAGCCAAGGCAACTAAGCAGCTGCGTATATCGCCGGGAGGCAAGACCCCTAACTCCCGGCGCAGCCGTCCGGAGCTTCCGCCATCATCTCCTACGGTCACTATGGCGGTCAAATTACTGGTATATTCCTTTAGCCCTTGAAGCAGTGCGGATAACCCTGTACCTCCGCCAATTACAACGACCCGCGGACCCCGTTTAAGCTGCCGTCGCGAATAAATGACATCCAAGATCCGTTCCTCATTATCGGGAATAAGTACCGATATGATGGAGCCAATCATCCTTTTAAGTCCGATAAATATGAATACCGCGCCAATCAGGACAATTACAATCCCCGCAGGTATGACCGACGCTGTCCTATCCCCTGCCAGGTTAGTAATACTTTGCCTCAGCGCATGCTCCAAGAATCCCAGGGCATTACCCGAGCTAATAACGGCAAAACCGCTGGCTACCAAAAATATTCCCAGGGCAGCAAGCATAAAATACCTTTTTACACCGAGATTGGGATAGAACCATTTGCACATCTCAAAAAGCTTTTCTTTTACTTTCATAATCTACCTTCCTGGCGCCAGTCCAAGATCCTCTATCAATAGATATGATTCAAAACTGCCAAATACGACCTATTGGATATCCCGATGGTTAACGACGCAGGAATAATGATGGGTTCTTAAAAATTCAGCTGTCTTTTCAGTAACAGCAACGGATCGATGCTGTCCCCCGGTACACCCAATTCCAATGACCAGGTGGCTTTTTCCTTCCTTGAGATACAAGGGCAATATATATTCAAGCATGGCAAAAAACCGTTTAATAAACTCTTCGGTGGTTGGATTGGAAAGAACGAAATCACGTACGGGTGTATCCTTGCCGTTCATTGGTTTTAGCTCCTCCAGATAGTACGGATTTGGCAGAAAACGGACATCAATAATCGTATCCGCATCTAAAGGAATGCCGTATTTAAAGCCGAAGGAGACAACAGAAACCGACATTCTGGCCGGATCGTAGTCCTTGCCAAAAAGATTCCTGATTTTTTCTTTCATTTGCGACACGGTTAGATCAGAGCTGTCAATTATTTTATTGGCTTTGCCTCTCAAATCGGCGAGGAATTCTCTTTCTTTATGAATACCTTCCAACACATTGCCCTTTGGTGAAACAGGGTGTCTGCGCCGAGATTCCTTGTAGCGATTCACCAGTACATCATCCGACGCTTCCAAAAAGAGGATCTCATACTTGTACCCGGCTGATTCCAAATCGTTGAGTGCCTGGTTCAATGACGAGAAGAAATCGCCGACCCGCAAATCGCAGACAATGGCCGCTTTGTCGATTTTGCCTTGGGATTGGGCACACAGATCAACAAATTTTTCGATGAGGGTTGGCGGAAGGTTATCCACACAGAAAAAACCCAGGTCCTCCATACTCTGCAACGCCTGTGTCTTTCCGGCCCCCGAAAAGCCTGTTATGATAACCAGATTCAATGATATTCCTTTCATCGCCTTACCCTCCATTATGACAAAAATCATGCTGACAATCGCGTTTTGTTTAAACCTACTTTTGGATCTGATCGTTTACTTTAACAGCTGCTTCCTGGACACGTCGCAATTCATTGGCAGTATTTGCTCCACTGTTGATATTTGTCCAGGCATCGGCTAACAGCTGATAATATTTCCAGTCATAGCGGCTGCCTTCCAGGTAAAACGCATTTTGCAGTGATACCCCCACTTCCGCTTGAAACCGTGATGGCTGTGCCGCCGCGGTATAGTAGTCACTGGCGGCCGGCAACCCTGCGACCGCCGAAAAAGCCTCTTGTTCCGAAGTTGATGTGATCAATTCTTCTTCCACTAAGCGAATCGCGCTTTCCATCTCAGGCACTGTTTTGATCAAAGAATTCGCTATCCCGATAGTATTGCTTAGTAGTGGTTGTCCCTTATCTCCAAGCAGCGTGTATAAAGCAATACAGTCTGTATTTTTACTGAGAGCGGAAATTTTCTCCATATCACTGCCCAAGGCGAGTAAGTATGGAATCTCGCCTTCTTTAAACTTATCCCATGCCGTATTATCGACCACCAGTCGTCCCTCTTTTTTCAATCCGTTTATTTTATTAAAGAAGGTCAGATTAGCCGCGGAATCCAAAGCGGGAACGCCATTTGCAGAGAGCATTCCGCCCTCTGCGATCCACCAGGGACTAAGGAGATCCAAGCTGGCAGTGGACGCGGCGATAATACCCTTCTTTTCAATAATATCCGTAATGCTTGCCGGAGCTGTTTTTATTCTATCCGTACGATAATATAACAGCGGTACATCAGTCAGCCATGATGCGGCAAAGGCCTGTTTATTAAAGATAAACACCGCTTTGGCTGAAGGATATAGTGATTCCGTATCCGCCAATACCGGGGATATCATTCCTTTTTCATAGATTGAGAACAGGATCTGGCGCCGGGCAATGATGATTTCCGGTCCCTCTCCCCCTGCCTGATAATTATAGACACGTTGAACGAATCCGGACTCTGAGAATTTTTCGCTCTTGACCCGGACTTCAGGAAATTCGTTATTGATACGTGCAAATTGTTTAAGCAGTGCTTGTTCTTGCTGGCCTTGCAGCGAATACCATACGGTCACCGTGACTGGCGCATCCCCACCGGGTTCTCCTGGCGACGGCCCCCCGGAACAGCCTGTAAGAACCGTCACAGCGAGCACGATACAAAGCAGGCAAACATTGATTTTTTTCCTATACTGCGTTTTCATTTAAGGCGTATCCCTTCTCTGTCGGCGGATATGCCGCTGGTCAAACGGTCATATCATTTCCTCTATTCTAATCGTTTAGCGGTAAAGTTTCAAATAGTGTTCAATGAGCGTTATGGGGTTATCGATCTTATAGAAATATGTTTGCTTCCCAGGATAGACAAACAGGTACCAGCAACCGGTTTCTGTTGTATTCAGCGTTTCAACAGCAGACGGCACCTCCCAACGGAAATAGGCCACCGCTGTCGCCCGGGCCCACTGGCGCTTATCCATTGCCTCGATCTCAGGGATCACTGTCCGCCATAATGGATCATTCCGTATGGCTTCCTTCAATTGGTTGGATTCAATAAGCTCTTTTGTCATTGCTGCCTCTTCCTCACGAAGAAGGTAATCCGGTAATTGTCCCGGTCGACCATCCCGATAGTAATCAAAGCGCAGTGCATCCTTCCAAATTAACTGTCCGTCGTGATCGTTTGACTGAAATCGCCGATAGGTACCGGGATATTTCAGCATAAAATCCCAGAGCTTTTCGAAGAGGGCTTTGGAACTCCATTCTTGCCTGAACCAACCTTTACAGCTCCAATACCGGGAAAAGTCGTGATAAAAACTAAACGGATCCGCAGCTCGTTTTTCATCTTTTAATATCAATTCGAGAACGTATTTAAATCTTCCCGAATTATAATACTTCTCTAGGATATCCTCCAGTTTGCTGAGATCAAGCATTTCCTGATGGGTCATATGCGCGGTTTCCAAAATAGTGTAAGGCGGTTCCGGGCAGAACTTCAGGCGATAGACCGCACTCTTCTCCCGGATCTCCGACCCCTTCAGCACTTTCAGGAAACCGAGCTGGAGATGGTTCGGTTTCGCCTCATATACCGAATTAAAAGAGTCCCGAAATTTTTCCCAAGCCTCATAAGGGAGACCGGCAATCAAATCCAGATGAACCGGAATGCCGCATTTTTCTTGTAAATAGCGAACGCGATGCTTCCAGTCTTCAAATCGCTGGGCTCGCCTTACCGCTTTTAACGTCGGAGGATAAGTAGACTGTACTCCGATTTCTAATTGGATCATCCCTGCCGGATAATCAGCGAGATAAGCCAGCCACTCCTCATCCAGCAAATCACCGTCCATCTCGCAGTGCGCACGGGGAATAGATATTCCCTTGATCTTTTCCGCTTCCTGCCTGAAAATATTCAAAATGG is a genomic window containing:
- a CDS encoding B12-binding domain-containing radical SAM protein; protein product: MKILLVALNARYVHTNLAVRYLREVLRGEGRADWDVQIREFSINDQLEKIAGEIFEEKPDILGFSCYIWNITSILALVRRLRPVMPDVRFVAGGPEVSFDAANILDRYPELDAIVIGEGEITLPNLIKSWVDEAPSDAIQGIVWRLHNGEAAHSGRKQGATGPANYSLCLPNPYGGESDFRGRLVYVESSRGCPNNCAFCLSSTFQGVRYMEPEHLRPVLRQLLAGGASTIKFVDRTFNADKPHAFAILNIFRQEAEKIKGISIPRAHCEMDGDLLDEEWLAYLADYPAGMIQLEIGVQSTYPPTLKAVRRAQRFEDWKHRVRYLQEKCGIPVHLDLIAGLPYEAWEKFRDSFNSVYEAKPNHLQLGFLKVLKGSEIREKSAVYRLKFCPEPPYTILETAHMTHQEMLDLSKLEDILEKYYNSGRFKYVLELILKDEKRAADPFSFYHDFSRYWSCKGWFRQEWSSKALFEKLWDFMLKYPGTYRRFQSNDHDGQLIWKDALRFDYYRDGRPGQLPDYLLREEEAAMTKELIESNQLKEAIRNDPLWRTVIPEIEAMDKRQWARATAVAYFRWEVPSAVETLNTTETGCWYLFVYPGKQTYFYKIDNPITLIEHYLKLYR
- a CDS encoding Na/Pi cotransporter family protein, which produces MSYITMAMHFLGGLGLFLYGVNVTSDGLQKIAANRLKSILASLTKKPWAASLFGIVMTVALQSSTATTVMIVEFVNSGFMSLTQALGVVLGSAVGTSIVIQLISFPILNFSLFLLFIGFILLLIVRTPLTKSIGQAFIGFGCIFVGMSFLSGAFAGLKTSPLVGDFLTQLGVIPLLGIIVSILITTLLQSSAAFLAILISLSTNGLLTIEAIIPLVMGAHIGGTMTTLFSSLSSERTDAVRVAVANSIYRIAAAIILLPFFKYVALFVQWTTADFPRQVANTHLFSAIFMVVLFLPLNKYLTRALLKWVPQRKREERQQLIYLSRSALELPEVALNQVRQEIRWLGNRILENMFQLLPRLIFTGDTKVIAELERTEREVDWHYEELSKFIKDLYRRDLTREQIVASHSYQLIIKELEYLADSLVVMARLGGRIHSEKMTIHDDDIDRMGELYILVSENFLTLLPLLNRGEKDLAEKIFANQERIIESYNLIQNGVVCGMQKGAGNSVSVDADEVQKAILDLDNWFYKINEHIVRIAKTLQNG
- the rapZ gene encoding RNase adapter RapZ — translated: MKGISLNLVIITGFSGAGKTQALQSMEDLGFFCVDNLPPTLIEKFVDLCAQSQGKIDKAAIVCDLRVGDFFSSLNQALNDLESAGYKYEILFLEASDDVLVNRYKESRRRHPVSPKGNVLEGIHKEREFLADLRGKANKIIDSSDLTVSQMKEKIRNLFGKDYDPARMSVSVVSFGFKYGIPLDADTIIDVRFLPNPYYLEELKPMNGKDTPVRDFVLSNPTTEEFIKRFFAMLEYILPLYLKEGKSHLVIGIGCTGGQHRSVAVTEKTAEFLRTHHYSCVVNHRDIQ
- a CDS encoding gluconeogenesis factor YvcK family protein, translated to MKVKEKLFEMCKWFYPNLGVKRYFMLAALGIFLVASGFAVISSGNALGFLEHALRQSITNLAGDRTASVIPAGIVIVLIGAVFIFIGLKRMIGSIISVLIPDNEERILDVIYSRRQLKRGPRVVVIGGGTGLSALLQGLKEYTSNLTAIVTVGDDGGSSGRLRRELGVLPPGDIRSCLVALAEKEDVMEDLFSYRFNSGTLEGHSLGNLFLAGLAGRYGDFQKGIEQVGKVFALKGEVYPSTLSPVTLNAYFEDGRSINGETAIRTTPGKIKYLNISPPDCEPLPGALNAIGDADLIILGPGSLYTSVIPNLLIKGLRDKIVAAKAPCLYICNIMTEPGETDHYSVADHLRAIIEHGGTGLIDAVLAAKESISQPVLSRYLAEGAEQVRNDASAVAKLGVRYFENDFYTGGDVVRHDPEKLAKELLRILFFLKPVNERVAMVDSYLLNRKLKNINM
- a CDS encoding carbohydrate ABC transporter substrate-binding protein, which encodes MKTQYRKKINVCLLCIVLAVTVLTGCSGGPSPGEPGGDAPVTVTVWYSLQGQQEQALLKQFARINNEFPEVRVKSEKFSESGFVQRVYNYQAGGEGPEIIIARRQILFSIYEKGMISPVLADTESLYPSAKAVFIFNKQAFAASWLTDVPLLYYRTDRIKTAPASITDIIEKKGIIAASTASLDLLSPWWIAEGGMLSANGVPALDSAANLTFFNKINGLKKEGRLVVDNTAWDKFKEGEIPYLLALGSDMEKISALSKNTDCIALYTLLGDKGQPLLSNTIGIANSLIKTVPEMESAIRLVEEELITSTSEQEAFSAVAGLPAASDYYTAAAQPSRFQAEVGVSLQNAFYLEGSRYDWKYYQLLADAWTNINSGANTANELRRVQEAAVKVNDQIQK
- the whiA gene encoding DNA-binding protein WhiA; amino-acid sequence: MSFSAATKEELARLGGQKPCCELAELASLIRMDGTLQISTNQKHSLNVITESAPVARKIYNLTKGLLKLPADIVVRRKLRLKKNNSYLVKIYPREISDLQRLGLFNENGEIQAGIDKNLIKRKCDQKAYLRGAFLAGGSISNPEGNYHLEIITNDSVLAADLSDLLNKFNLKAKVSTRKNFHVVYLKESEHIVEFLALIGAHQALFEFENIRIIKGMRNQVNRIVNCETANLNKTVDAAVRQLEKIRLIDRTIGLKALPENLQDIARMRLEYPDYTLKELGESLSPKVGKSGVNHRLRKIEEIAEKIITDKKTL